One window of the Klebsiella sp. WP3-W18-ESBL-02 genome contains the following:
- the ftsL gene encoding cell division protein FtsL: MIGRVTEALSKVTGSLGNGERHALPGVIRDDLLQFGKLPLCLFICIIVTAVTVVTTAHHTRLLTAQREQLVLERDALDIEWRNLILEENALGDHSRVERIATEKLQMQHVDPSKENIVVQK; encoded by the coding sequence ATGATCGGCAGAGTGACAGAGGCCCTAAGCAAAGTCACCGGGTCGTTAGGAAATGGCGAACGTCATGCCTTGCCTGGCGTTATTCGCGACGACCTTTTGCAGTTCGGGAAACTGCCACTCTGTCTGTTCATTTGCATTATTGTTACGGCGGTGACGGTGGTGACGACGGCGCACCATACTCGCCTGTTAACGGCCCAACGAGAACAGTTGGTGCTGGAGCGTGATGCGTTGGACATCGAATGGCGCAACCTGATCCTCGAAGAGAATGCTCTCGGCGATCATAGCCGCGTCGAACGTATCGCTACAGAAAAGTTGCAGATGCAACATGTTGATCCATCAAAAGAAAACATTGTTGTTCAGAAATAA
- the murE gene encoding UDP-N-acetylmuramoyl-L-alanyl-D-glutamate--2,6-diaminopimelate ligase: MADRNLRDLLAPWVPNAPERALREMTLDSRVAASGDLFVAVVGHQADGRRYIPQAIAQGVAAIVAEAKDEATDGEIREVHGVPVIYLSQLNERLSALAGRFYHEPSERLHLVGVTGTNGKTTTTQLIAQWCQLLGETSAVMGTIGNGLLGKVIPTENTTGSAVDVQHVLAGLVAEGATMAAMEVSSHGLVQHRVAALKFAASVFTNLSRDHLDYHGDMEHYEAAKWLLYSTHHCGQAIVNADDEVGRRWLGRLPDAVAVSMEDHINPNCHGRWLKATAVNYHDSGATIRFDSSWGEGEIESRLMGAFNVSNLLLALATLLALDYSLSDLLNTAARLQPVCGRMEVFSAPGKPTVVVDYAHTPDALEKALQAARLHCTGTLWCVFGCGGDRDKGKRPLMGAIAEEFADIAVVTDDNPRTEEPRAIINDILAGMVDAGHAKVMEGRAEAVTSAIMQAQENDVVLLAGKGHEDYQIVGNRRLDYSDRVTAARLLGVVA; the protein is encoded by the coding sequence GTGGCAGATCGTAATTTGCGCGACCTTCTTGCTCCGTGGGTGCCGAATGCACCGGAGCGAGCACTGCGAGAGATGACGCTCGACAGCCGTGTGGCTGCATCGGGCGATCTGTTCGTGGCAGTAGTAGGTCATCAGGCGGACGGGCGTCGTTATATCCCGCAGGCAATTGCGCAAGGTGTTGCTGCCATTGTCGCCGAGGCAAAAGATGAAGCGACCGACGGTGAAATTCGTGAAGTTCACGGCGTGCCGGTTATTTACCTCAGTCAGTTAAACGAACGTCTGTCGGCGCTGGCCGGGCGTTTTTACCATGAGCCGTCCGAACGCCTGCATCTGGTTGGCGTGACCGGCACTAACGGCAAAACCACCACCACGCAGCTGATTGCGCAGTGGTGCCAGCTGCTGGGCGAAACCAGCGCGGTGATGGGCACCATAGGCAACGGCCTGCTGGGGAAAGTGATCCCGACGGAAAACACCACCGGTTCTGCCGTTGATGTCCAGCACGTGCTCGCAGGCCTGGTGGCTGAAGGCGCGACGATGGCGGCGATGGAAGTCTCTTCCCACGGCCTGGTGCAGCACCGCGTCGCGGCGCTCAAGTTTGCCGCCTCGGTCTTCACCAACCTGAGCCGCGATCACCTGGATTACCATGGCGATATGGAGCACTACGAAGCGGCGAAATGGCTGCTCTACTCCACTCACCACTGCGGTCAGGCGATTGTGAACGCCGATGACGAAGTGGGCCGTCGCTGGCTTGGCCGACTGCCGGATGCGGTGGCGGTGTCCATGGAAGACCATATCAACCCGAACTGCCACGGCCGCTGGCTGAAAGCCACTGCCGTTAACTATCACGACAGCGGCGCCACGATTCGCTTCGACTCCAGCTGGGGTGAAGGCGAGATCGAAAGCCGCCTGATGGGCGCCTTTAACGTCAGCAACCTGCTGCTGGCGCTGGCAACGCTGCTGGCGCTGGACTATTCGCTCAGCGATCTGTTGAACACCGCGGCCCGCTTACAGCCGGTCTGCGGCCGAATGGAAGTGTTCAGCGCGCCGGGCAAACCGACGGTGGTGGTCGATTACGCCCATACGCCGGATGCGCTGGAAAAAGCGCTGCAGGCCGCACGTCTGCACTGTACGGGCACGCTGTGGTGCGTCTTTGGCTGCGGCGGTGACCGTGATAAAGGCAAGCGTCCGCTGATGGGCGCGATCGCCGAAGAATTCGCCGATATTGCCGTTGTCACCGATGACAACCCGCGTACCGAAGAGCCGCGCGCCATTATCAACGACATTCTGGCCGGGATGGTCGATGCCGGGCATGCGAAGGTGATGGAAGGCCGCGCGGAAGCGGTCACCAGCGCCATCATGCAGGCGCAAGAAAATGACGTGGTGCTGCTGGCTGGCAAGGGCCATGAAGATTATCAGATTGTCGGTAATCGCCGTCTGGATTACTCCGACCGCGTGACCGCAGCGCGTCTGCTGGGAGTCGTAGCATGA
- a CDS encoding peptidoglycan glycosyltransferase FtsI, translated as MKPAAKTLKPKRQEEQANFISWRFALLCGCIFMALAFLLGRAAWLQIIAPDKLVREGDMRSLRVQQVSTSRGMITDRSGRPLAVSVPVKAIWADPKELHDAGGVVLNNRWKALADALNMPLDQLANRINTNPRMRFIYLARQVNPDMADYIKKLKLPGIYLREESRRYYPSGEVTAHLIGFTNVDSQGIEGVEKSFDKWLTGQPGERIVRKDRYGRVIEDISSTDSQAAHNLALSIDERLQALVYRELNNAVAFNKAESGSAVLVDVSTGEVLAMANSPSYNPNNFTGTAKDTMRNRAITDVFEPGSTVKPMVVMTALQRGVVRENTVLNTIPYRINGHEIKDVARYSELTLTGVLQKSSNVGVSKLALAMPSSALVETYSRFGLGKATNLGLVGERSGLYPQKQRWSDIERATFSFGYGLMVTPLQLARVYATIGSYGIYRPLSITKVDPPVPGERVFPESIVRTVVHMMESVALPGGGGVKAAIKGYRIAIKTGTAKKVGPDGRYINKYIAYTAGVAPASQPRFALVVVINDPQAGKYYGGAVSAPVFGAIMGGVLRTMNIEPDALATGDKSEFVTNQGEGSGGRS; from the coding sequence ATGAAACCGGCGGCAAAAACGCTTAAGCCAAAACGTCAGGAAGAACAGGCCAACTTTATCAGTTGGCGTTTTGCGTTGCTCTGCGGCTGTATTTTTATGGCGCTCGCGTTTCTGCTCGGGCGCGCGGCCTGGTTGCAAATTATTGCGCCTGATAAGCTGGTACGCGAAGGCGACATGCGTTCCTTACGCGTTCAGCAGGTGTCAACTTCGCGCGGGATGATTACCGATCGCTCTGGCCGTCCGCTGGCGGTGAGCGTGCCGGTGAAAGCCATCTGGGCCGACCCGAAAGAGCTGCACGATGCGGGCGGCGTGGTGCTCAACAACCGCTGGAAGGCGCTGGCCGATGCGCTGAACATGCCGCTCGATCAGCTGGCAAACCGCATTAACACCAATCCGCGCATGCGCTTTATCTACCTGGCCCGTCAGGTTAACCCTGATATGGCTGACTACATCAAAAAACTTAAGCTGCCGGGGATTTATCTGCGTGAAGAGTCCCGTCGTTACTACCCGTCAGGGGAAGTGACTGCTCACCTTATTGGCTTTACTAACGTTGACAGCCAGGGGATTGAAGGGGTTGAGAAAAGCTTCGACAAGTGGTTAACCGGCCAGCCGGGCGAGCGCATCGTGCGTAAGGACCGCTATGGCCGGGTGATTGAAGATATCTCCTCCACCGACAGCCAGGCGGCGCACAACCTGGCGCTGAGCATTGATGAACGTCTGCAGGCGCTGGTCTACCGTGAACTGAACAACGCCGTGGCGTTTAACAAAGCGGAATCCGGCAGCGCCGTGCTGGTCGACGTAAGCACCGGTGAAGTGCTGGCGATGGCCAACAGCCCGTCCTACAACCCGAACAACTTTACCGGCACGGCCAAAGACACCATGCGTAACCGGGCGATCACCGACGTGTTTGAACCGGGTTCGACGGTGAAACCGATGGTGGTGATGACCGCGCTACAACGCGGCGTGGTGCGCGAAAATACCGTGCTGAATACCATTCCCTACCGAATTAACGGCCACGAAATCAAAGATGTGGCGCGCTACAGCGAATTGACCCTGACCGGGGTACTACAGAAGTCGAGTAACGTCGGTGTTTCCAAGCTGGCGTTAGCGATGCCGTCCTCAGCGTTAGTAGAGACTTACTCACGTTTTGGGCTGGGAAAAGCGACCAATTTGGGGTTGGTCGGAGAACGCAGTGGCTTATATCCTCAAAAACAACGGTGGTCTGACATAGAGAGGGCCACCTTCTCTTTCGGCTACGGGCTAATGGTAACGCCGTTACAGTTAGCGCGAGTCTACGCAACGATTGGCAGCTATGGCATTTATCGCCCACTGTCGATAACCAAAGTTGACCCGCCGGTTCCCGGCGAACGCGTCTTCCCGGAGTCTATCGTCCGCACCGTGGTGCATATGATGGAAAGCGTAGCGCTGCCCGGTGGCGGCGGCGTGAAGGCGGCGATCAAAGGCTACCGTATTGCGATTAAAACCGGTACGGCGAAAAAGGTCGGCCCGGACGGGCGCTACATCAACAAATACATTGCTTACACCGCGGGCGTTGCGCCAGCCAGCCAGCCGCGCTTTGCGCTGGTGGTGGTCATCAACGATCCGCAGGCGGGTAAATACTACGGTGGCGCCGTTTCCGCGCCGGTGTTTGGTGCCATCATGGGCGGCGTACTGCGCACGATGAACATTGAACCGGATGCGCTGGCAACGGGCGATAAGAGTGAATTTGTGACAAATCAAGGCGAGGGTTCAGGTGGCAGATCGTAA